One stretch of Bradyrhizobium canariense DNA includes these proteins:
- a CDS encoding CaiB/BaiF CoA transferase family protein has protein sequence MLDKPASQSATRTSGPLAGYRIVEFAGIGPGPFACMMLADMGAEVVTLDRVGAKKNLKSVAGRGRKVVELDLKDDAAVAQVLDLLANADALIEGFRPGVMERLGFGPDAVLARNPRMVYGRMTGWGQEGPLAQAAGHDINYISVTGALAAIGGKDKPVPPLNLVGDFGGGALYLVVGVLAALLEAKKSGKGQVVDAAMCDGAASLMSMFFDMAAAGRWTEERESNFLDGGAHFYGVYECSCGHFVSIGSIEPQFYALLRERAGLSEADFDAQMDRNAWPALKQKLVEVFKTKSRDEWCSIMEGTDICFAPVLTMNEAPNHPHMAAREIFVTRHGVTQPAPAPRFSRTPSVIRDAAKADIGELTSEWKR, from the coding sequence GTGCTCGATAAACCAGCGTCTCAATCCGCCACCCGCACCTCCGGCCCGCTCGCCGGATATCGCATCGTCGAATTCGCCGGCATCGGGCCCGGTCCCTTCGCCTGCATGATGCTGGCCGACATGGGCGCGGAAGTGGTCACGCTCGATCGCGTCGGCGCCAAAAAGAACCTCAAATCCGTCGCAGGGCGCGGGCGCAAGGTCGTCGAGCTCGATTTGAAAGACGATGCCGCGGTCGCACAGGTGCTTGATCTCCTGGCCAACGCCGACGCGCTGATCGAAGGTTTTCGTCCGGGGGTGATGGAACGTCTCGGTTTCGGGCCTGACGCGGTGCTGGCGCGCAATCCGCGCATGGTCTATGGCCGCATGACCGGCTGGGGCCAGGAAGGTCCCTTGGCGCAGGCGGCCGGCCACGACATCAACTACATCTCGGTGACCGGCGCGCTCGCTGCGATTGGCGGCAAGGACAAGCCGGTGCCGCCGCTCAATCTGGTCGGCGATTTCGGCGGCGGCGCGCTCTATCTCGTGGTCGGCGTGCTCGCCGCGCTGCTGGAAGCGAAAAAATCCGGCAAGGGGCAGGTGGTCGACGCCGCGATGTGCGATGGCGCCGCATCGCTGATGTCGATGTTCTTCGACATGGCGGCCGCGGGACGCTGGACCGAAGAGCGCGAAAGCAATTTCCTCGACGGTGGCGCGCATTTCTATGGTGTCTATGAATGTTCGTGCGGCCACTTCGTCTCGATCGGCTCGATCGAGCCGCAATTCTACGCGCTGCTGCGTGAGCGTGCCGGCCTTTCGGAGGCCGACTTCGATGCCCAGATGGACCGCAACGCCTGGCCGGCACTGAAGCAAAAGCTGGTCGAGGTGTTCAAGACCAAGAGCCGCGACGAGTGGTGCTCCATCATGGAAGGCACCGACATCTGCTTCGCGCCGGTCCTGACCATGAACGAGGCGCCCAACCATCCGCACATGGCGGCACGCGAGATTTTCGTCACCCGCCACGGCGTGACACAGCCCGCTCCGGCGCCACGCTTTTCACGCACGCCATCGGTGATAAGAGATGCGGCAAAGGCGGATATTGGCGAACTGACGAGCGAGTGGAAGCGGTGA
- the hppD gene encoding 4-hydroxyphenylpyruvate dioxygenase, with amino-acid sequence MGPFPHDVPAATISADNPMGTDGFEFVEYAHPKPQELHALFKLMGYLPVARHKTKKITVYRQGDINYLVNEEPGTHGFDFVSAHGPCAPSMAFRIVDAKQAYERALSLGAEPADIPSAQKTLDVPAIKGIGGSLLYFVDRYGAKGSAYDLEFEWLGAKNPQPAGAGLFYLDHLTHNVHRGRMDVWTGFYERLFNFRQIRFFDIEGRASGLFSRALTSPDGKIRIPINEDAGDSGQIEEYLNVYRGEGIQHIACGAKDIYRTVETLRADGLPFMPSPPVTYFEKIDARLPKHGEDVARLRRDGILIDGEGVVDGGHTKVLLQIFSANAIGPIFFEFIQRKGDDGFGEGNFKALFESIEEDQIRRGVLTLKGAA; translated from the coding sequence ATGGGTCCGTTCCCTCACGACGTGCCGGCTGCCACGATCAGCGCTGACAACCCGATGGGCACCGACGGCTTCGAGTTCGTCGAATATGCGCATCCGAAGCCCCAGGAGTTGCACGCGCTGTTCAAGCTGATGGGATATCTGCCGGTTGCGCGCCACAAGACCAAGAAGATCACGGTCTATCGCCAGGGCGACATCAATTACCTCGTCAACGAAGAGCCCGGCACCCATGGTTTTGATTTCGTCTCCGCCCATGGTCCGTGCGCCCCTTCGATGGCGTTTCGCATCGTCGATGCCAAGCAGGCTTACGAGCGGGCGCTGTCATTGGGTGCGGAACCTGCCGATATCCCTTCAGCGCAAAAGACGCTCGATGTTCCCGCCATCAAGGGCATCGGCGGTAGTCTGCTTTATTTCGTCGATCGCTACGGCGCCAAGGGTTCGGCCTATGACCTCGAGTTCGAATGGCTCGGCGCGAAAAATCCGCAGCCCGCGGGCGCAGGGCTGTTCTATCTCGATCACCTCACCCACAACGTCCATCGCGGCCGCATGGACGTCTGGACCGGTTTCTACGAAAGACTGTTCAACTTCCGGCAGATTCGATTCTTCGATATCGAAGGCCGCGCATCCGGCCTGTTCTCGCGCGCGCTGACCAGCCCCGACGGCAAGATCCGGATTCCGATCAACGAGGATGCCGGCGATTCCGGCCAGATCGAGGAATATCTCAATGTTTATCGCGGCGAGGGCATCCAGCACATCGCCTGCGGCGCCAAGGATATCTATCGCACGGTGGAGACGCTACGCGCCGACGGCCTGCCGTTCATGCCGTCACCGCCGGTTACTTATTTCGAAAAGATCGATGCGCGGCTGCCCAAGCATGGCGAGGATGTTGCGCGGCTCCGGCGCGATGGCATCCTGATCGACGGTGAGGGTGTGGTCGATGGCGGCCACACCAAGGTGCTGCTGCAGATTTTTTCCGCCAACGCCATCGGGCCGATTTTCTTCGAATTCATCCAGCGCAAGGGTGACGATGGGTTCGGCGAAGGTAATTTCAAGGCGCTGTTCGAATCGATCGAGGAGGATCAGATTCGCCGTGGGGTGCTGACGTTGAAGGGCGCGGCGTAG
- a CDS encoding Lrp/AsnC family transcriptional regulator has translation MISVDAFDLKILSALQDDGRLTNQQLADLVGLSASQCSRRRMRLEEEKVISGYHADLAGEALGFNLIAFIHITLATHSPDNAKRFRALVNRVDDIQEAYSLTGDADYLLKAVLRDLKSLSDIVNNVLMPHQSVAHVRSSIVLDRLKESAKLPLKS, from the coding sequence ATGATATCGGTTGACGCCTTCGATCTCAAAATATTGAGCGCGCTGCAGGACGACGGCCGCCTGACCAATCAGCAATTGGCCGATCTCGTCGGCCTGTCGGCATCACAATGCTCGCGGCGGCGCATGCGGCTGGAAGAAGAAAAAGTGATCTCGGGCTATCACGCCGATCTCGCGGGCGAAGCGCTCGGCTTCAACCTGATCGCCTTCATTCATATTACGCTCGCGACCCACTCGCCCGACAACGCCAAGCGGTTTCGCGCGCTGGTCAACCGCGTCGACGATATCCAGGAAGCCTACTCGCTCACGGGTGATGCCGATTATCTCTTGAAGGCGGTGTTGCGCGACCTCAAAAGCCTGTCCGATATCGTCAACAATGTGCTGATGCCGCACCAGAGCGTGGCACATGTGCGTTCGTCGATCGTGCTCGATCGCTTGAAGGAAAGCGCGAAGCTCCCCTTAAAGAGTTGA
- a CDS encoding DUF1272 domain-containing protein yields MALQLRPNCEYCDKDLPPNSMDARICSYECTFCADCVENKLHNVCPNCGGGFTPRPIRPATQWRPGVCTEAHPPSSKRVQLKYSSDELAEHSARIRKIPPNER; encoded by the coding sequence ATGGCGCTGCAACTGCGACCGAACTGCGAATATTGCGACAAGGACCTGCCGCCGAATTCGATGGATGCGCGGATCTGCTCCTACGAATGCACGTTCTGTGCAGATTGCGTCGAGAACAAGCTGCACAATGTGTGCCCGAACTGCGGCGGCGGTTTTACGCCGCGACCGATCCGGCCGGCCACACAATGGCGGCCCGGCGTGTGCACCGAAGCGCATCCGCCGTCGAGCAAGCGCGTACAGCTCAAATATAGTTCCGATGAATTGGCGGAGCATTCGGCTCGAATCCGGAAGATTCCGCCGAACGAACGGTGA
- the fahA gene encoding fumarylacetoacetase: MPHPNDPKLRSFISVDPASDFPIQNLPYGVFSSKDGLAPRVGVAIGDYVLDLWQLAQDCRIDVVEPGVFAAPTLNPFMALGPKVWSNTRARIGELLRHDYPELRDNEKLRRRALVPMADAKLHLPITVAGYTDFYSSKEHATNVGVMFRGKDNALQPNWLHMPIGYNGRASTVVVSGTQVRRPRGQLKPPNVELPSFGACKRLDFELEMGVVVGQPSRMGEMLSEKQAEEMIFGFVLLNDWSARDIQQWEYVPLGPFQAKAFATSISPWIVTREALEPFRVHGPEQNPTPLSYLKQAQPNNYDMQLDVGLRAAQMNEAMRICRTNFKYMYWSSVQQLVHHASSGCAMNIGDLLGSGTISGPEKHQRGSLLEISWNGTEPLELPEGRKRTFLEDGDSLVMRGWCQGDGYRVGFGEVEGSILPAS; this comes from the coding sequence TTGCCCCATCCCAACGACCCCAAACTTCGTTCCTTCATATCGGTCGATCCGGCGTCTGATTTTCCGATCCAGAATCTGCCGTACGGCGTTTTTTCATCAAAAGACGGCCTCGCCCCACGTGTCGGCGTCGCGATCGGCGATTACGTGCTCGATCTCTGGCAACTTGCGCAGGATTGCCGGATCGATGTTGTCGAACCGGGGGTGTTCGCAGCGCCCACGCTGAATCCGTTCATGGCGCTGGGCCCGAAGGTGTGGTCGAACACGCGGGCGCGGATCGGCGAGTTATTGCGCCACGATTATCCGGAACTGCGCGACAATGAGAAGCTTCGCCGGCGTGCGTTGGTGCCGATGGCGGATGCAAAGCTGCATCTGCCGATCACGGTCGCCGGCTACACCGATTTCTATTCGTCGAAGGAGCACGCCACCAATGTCGGCGTCATGTTCCGCGGCAAGGATAACGCGTTGCAGCCGAACTGGCTGCACATGCCGATCGGCTACAATGGGCGGGCTTCGACCGTCGTGGTCAGTGGCACCCAGGTGCGCCGGCCGCGCGGCCAATTGAAGCCGCCGAATGTGGAGTTGCCGAGTTTCGGGGCCTGCAAGCGGCTCGACTTCGAACTCGAAATGGGTGTCGTGGTCGGGCAACCCTCGCGAATGGGCGAGATGCTGAGCGAAAAGCAGGCCGAAGAGATGATCTTCGGCTTTGTGCTTCTGAACGATTGGAGCGCGCGCGATATCCAGCAGTGGGAATATGTGCCGCTCGGACCGTTCCAGGCCAAGGCGTTCGCCACGTCGATCAGCCCGTGGATCGTGACGCGCGAGGCGCTTGAGCCATTCCGGGTGCATGGGCCCGAGCAAAACCCGACGCCGCTATCGTATTTAAAGCAAGCGCAGCCGAACAATTACGACATGCAACTCGATGTCGGCCTGCGCGCGGCGCAGATGAACGAGGCGATGCGGATCTGCCGCACCAATTTCAAATACATGTACTGGTCGTCGGTGCAGCAACTGGTTCACCACGCGTCGTCCGGCTGCGCCATGAATATCGGCGATCTCTTAGGGAGTGGCACGATCAGCGGCCCCGAGAAGCATCAGCGCGGCAGCCTTCTCGAAATCAGCTGGAACGGCACCGAGCCGCTGGAGTTGCCCGAGGGCCGCAAGCGGACGTTCCTCGAAGACGGCGACTCGCTTGTCATGCGCGGCTGGTGCCAGGGCGACGGCTACCGCGTCGGTTTTGGTGAAGTCGAAGGCTCGATTCTGCCGGCGAGCTGA